The genomic region ACTAACCTCACACCGCTCGAGACCAAGGTCTTGTTCCAGGCGTTGAGGAGGCTCCGGAATAGCGGGAAATCAGTGATATTCATTACCCATAAGCTTAGAGAGGTCTTGGAGATAGCTGACCGCATAGTAGTCATGAGGAGGGGGAGGGTTGTAGGCGAGGTTCCACGAGAGAAGGCAGAGCCTCGCATGCTTGCCCGGATGATGGTTGGCAAAGAGGTTTTCCTACGTATTGAGAAGCCTCCGGCCAAGCCGGGTAAGCCAGTACTAAGGGTCGTTGACCTATGGGTGAGAAGTGATACTGGCGCGTGGGCCGTGAAGGGTGTGAGCTTCGAGGTGAGGATGGGCGAAATCTTCGGCATCGCCGGGGTCGAGGGCAATGGACAGGCCGAGCTAGTGCAAGCCATCACGGGGCTGAGGAGGGTTGAGAAGGGCAAAGTATTCTTAATGAATGTTGACGTCACTAACAAGGAGCCTGGCGAGCTGTACAAGCTAGGAGTAGCCCATATACCCGAGGATAGGCGTGCAATGGGCCTCGTCCTCGACATGAGTGTTGCGGAGAACAGTGTGCTCGGGATGCATCGCTGGGAGCAGTTCCGCGGCAAAGCTGGCGCAATAAGGTGGAGGAGCGTCTACGACCATGCAAGGAAGATTATTGAGGAGTACGAGGTTGTAGCCCCGAGCCTGCGCAGCCCCGTGCGCTATCTTAGCGGTGGTAACCAGCAGAAGCTGCTGGCTGGAAGAGAGCTTTCCAAGAACCCGCGGCTAATAGTCGCTGCCCAGCCAACGAGAGGCTTGGACGTAGCTGCCACCGAGTATATCCGTAAGCTGCTCGTTGACTTGCGCACGAAGGGGCACGCTGTCCTACTAGTCTCCGCTGATACCGATGAGGTTCTACAGCTCAGCGACCGGGTGGCAGTAATGTATGATGGACGTTTCACTGCTGTAACACGCCCCGAGGAGCTCACAGAGGAGAAGCTCGGCCTCCTAATGGGCGGTATGGAGGTAAAGGGTCTTGGCTCAAGCTGAAAGGCTGGAGGTTTCTCGGACAAGGCTCCCTGAATGGCTCGTGGAGGGCCTCCTTAGGCTAGGAGAGAGCGTTATCGCGCTACTCGTAGGCCTCTTGGTAGGAGCAATCATTATGTATCTCAGCGGCTACGATGCTGTAGAGGCATATAAGAGCCTCTTCGGCATGAGCCTCTTCGATAGCTACGGGCTTACGGGGACTCTCAGCTTCACGGCGCCAATAATGCTAACGGGTATAACTTTTGCCGTCGGCGTTAGGGCCGGTCTCTTCAACATAGGAGCCGAGGGCCAACTCTACATGGGCGCTCTCGGCGCCGTACTTGTCGCCTGGCTTGCTACCTATAAGATCCGATTGCTGGATAGTGTCTTAGGTACCCTCTTCGCCTATACTATAGGGGTTGTACTTGCACTTGTCTGGGCCTACATAGCTGGCATATTGAAGGTTAAGAGAGGAGTTCACGAAGTTGTATCAACAATAATGCTGAACTGGATAGCGTTTTGGATAGTCGAGTACTTCCGCGTCTACGTCGTCTATAACCCAGAGGACCCCTCCAAGACGATAAGTGTCCCCACGCATGCGAGGCTTCCACTACTAGTCCCAGATACGGAGCTCTCAGCGACAATAATAGTATCAATACTGTTCTCGTTATTCGTCTACTACTTGCTATGGTACACTGTTACCGGCTACGAGCTCCGAGCCGCCGGGCTTAACCCGTTGGCTGCCCGCTACGCCGGCATAAAGACCGAGAAGGCCATAATGATCTCGTTCCTTGTAGGCGGAATAGCATCAGGCCTAGCTGGCGCCGGCGAGGTCCTGGGGAGGCCGCCTCACTACGCTATTACGACTGGGCTGAGCAACCTCTACGGCCTAGGATTCGACGGCATAACGGTCGCACTGATAGGGGCCAATCACCCTATCGGGATAATATTCGCAGCAATTCTTGTCGGTGCACTCAAGTCCGGTGCACGCTACATGCAAATCTATGCAGGAGTTCCGCTCGAAATGGTGAGAGTCGTTGAAGGCGTCATCATAGTCGCCCTAGCCGTTCCCGGAACCCTCCGC from Pyrofollis japonicus harbors:
- a CDS encoding ABC transporter ATP-binding protein; protein product: MKSIVKIYPDGTVALRGVDLAIYHGEILGLLGENGAGKTTLMKILSGFLRPTRGEIYLRGRKVSFHSAADALSKGIGMVHQHLALVPVFTGYENIVLGLKIKGDARREIEKLMEETGLRVRLDVPVEQLSFGERQRIEILRMLLRRVDILILDEPTTNLTPLETKVLFQALRRLRNSGKSVIFITHKLREVLEIADRIVVMRRGRVVGEVPREKAEPRMLARMMVGKEVFLRIEKPPAKPGKPVLRVVDLWVRSDTGAWAVKGVSFEVRMGEIFGIAGVEGNGQAELVQAITGLRRVEKGKVFLMNVDVTNKEPGELYKLGVAHIPEDRRAMGLVLDMSVAENSVLGMHRWEQFRGKAGAIRWRSVYDHARKIIEEYEVVAPSLRSPVRYLSGGNQQKLLAGRELSKNPRLIVAAQPTRGLDVAATEYIRKLLVDLRTKGHAVLLVSADTDEVLQLSDRVAVMYDGRFTAVTRPEELTEEKLGLLMGGMEVKGLGSS
- a CDS encoding ABC transporter permease — protein: MAQAERLEVSRTRLPEWLVEGLLRLGESVIALLVGLLVGAIIMYLSGYDAVEAYKSLFGMSLFDSYGLTGTLSFTAPIMLTGITFAVGVRAGLFNIGAEGQLYMGALGAVLVAWLATYKIRLLDSVLGTLFAYTIGVVLALVWAYIAGILKVKRGVHEVVSTIMLNWIAFWIVEYFRVYVVYNPEDPSKTISVPTHARLPLLVPDTELSATIIVSILFSLFVYYLLWYTVTGYELRAAGLNPLAARYAGIKTEKAIMISFLVGGIASGLAGAGEVLGRPPHYAITTGLSNLYGLGFDGITVALIGANHPIGIIFAAILVGALKSGARYMQIYAGVPLEMVRVVEGVIIVALAVPGTLRMLREYLRRRRELAELQKG